GGTGGTGTTGTTCCACGTGAATACATCCCAGCTGTAGGCGCAGGTCTTGAAGATGCACTTAAAAATGGTGTACTTGCTGGATATCCAGTAGTAGACATTAAAGCTGCATTAGTTGACGGATCTTACCATGATGTCGATTCATCTGAGATGGCGTTCAAAATCGCTGCATCTATGGCACTTAAAGCTGCGGTTTCTAAATGTAACCCAGTAATTCTTGAGCCAATGATGAAAGTTGAAGTTGTAATTCCTGAAGAGTACATGGGTGACATTATGGGTGACGTAACATCTCGTCGTGGACGTGTAGAAGGTATGGAAGCTCGCGGTAACGCTCAAGTTGTTCGCGCTATGGTTCCACTTTCTGAAATGTTCGGTTATGCAACGTCATTACGTTCTAACACTCAAGGACGCGGAACATTCTCTATGGTGTTTGACCACTATGAAGAAGTACCAAAGTCTGTTTCTGAAGAAATTATCAAAAAAAATAAAGGTGAATAATTGATTTTTATCGATTCTTCACGTATAACTACTTATGTAAGCTTAGAAAGTGGGACGCAAGTTTCGCTTTCTAGCCTAAATATAAAATAACCTATATAAACTAAGGAGGAATTTAGAATGGCTAAAGCTAAATTCGAACGTTCTAAACCCCATGTTAACATCGGTACAATCGGCCACGTTGACCATGGTAAAACTACATTAACTGCTGCGATCACTACAGTACTTGCAAAAGCTGGTGGTGCTGAAGCACGCGGATACGATCAAATCGATGCTGCTCCAGAAGAAAGAGAGCGCGGTATCACAATCTCAACTGCACACGTTGAGTACGAAACTGAAACTCGTCACTATGCACACGTTGACTGCCCAGGTCACGCTGACTATGTTAAAAACATGATCACTGGTGCTGCTCAAATGGACGGCGGTATCTTAGTAGTATCTGCTGCTGATGGCCCAATGCCTCAAACTCGTGAGCACATCCTTCTTTCTCGTCAAGTAGGTGTACCTTACATCGTTGTATTCTTAAACAAATGCGACATGGTAGACGACGAAGAATTATTAGAATTAGTAGAAATGGAAGTTCGCGACCTATTATCTGAATACGGATTCCCAGGCGACGACATTCCTGTAATCAAAGGTTCTGCTCTTAAAGCTCTTCAAGGAGAAGCTGATTGGGAAGCAAAAATCATTGAATTAATGGCTGAAGTTGATGCTTACATCCCAACTCCAGAACGTGAAACTGACAAACCATTCTTAATGCCTGTAGAGGACGTATTCTCTATCACAGGTCGTGGTACAGTTGCTACTGGTCGTGTTGAGCGCGGTATCGTTAAAGTTGGTGACGTAGTAGAAATCATCGGTCTTGCTGAAGAAAATGCTTCTACAACTGTAACTGGTGTAGAGATGTTCCGTAAACTTCTTGACCAAGCTCAAGCTGGAGACAACATCGGTGCTTTACTTCGTGGGGTTGCTCGTGAAGACATCCAACGTGGACAAGTACTTGCAAAAAGCGGTTCTGTAAAAGCTCACGCTAAATTCAAAGCTGAAGTTTTCGTATTATCTAAAGAAGAAGGTGGACGTCACACTCCATTCTTCGCTAACTACCGTCCTCAGTTCTACTTCCGTACAACTGACGTAACTGGTATCATCCAATTACCAGAAGGTACTGAAATGGTAATGCCTGGTGACAACATCGAAATGACTATCGAACTTATCGCTCCAATCGCTATCGAAGAGGGAACTAAATTCTCTATTCGTGAAGGTGGACGTACAGTAGGTTACGGTGTAGTTGCTACTATCGTTGAGTAATCTTAACTGATATAAAAAACCCCGAGGGATTTTCCCTTGGGGTTTTTGTTTGCGTTTATATAATAAATAAAATCATATTTTTATGTTTTGACGAGTTTCTTCTATAATATATAAAAAGTAATAAACAAAACCCAGAAACTGTAAAATGAATTCTAGTAGATGAAAACTTGAAATTCT
This genomic window from Bacillus anthracis str. Vollum contains:
- the tuf gene encoding elongation factor Tu, which produces MAKAKFERSKPHVNIGTIGHVDHGKTTLTAAITTVLAKAGGAEARGYDQIDAAPEERERGITISTAHVEYETETRHYAHVDCPGHADYVKNMITGAAQMDGGILVVSAADGPMPQTREHILLSRQVGVPYIVVFLNKCDMVDDEELLELVEMEVRDLLSEYGFPGDDIPVIKGSALKALQGEADWEAKIIELMAEVDAYIPTPERETDKPFLMPVEDVFSITGRGTVATGRVERGIVKVGDVVEIIGLAEENASTTVTGVEMFRKLLDQAQAGDNIGALLRGVAREDIQRGQVLAKSGSVKAHAKFKAEVFVLSKEEGGRHTPFFANYRPQFYFRTTDVTGIIQLPEGTEMVMPGDNIEMTIELIAPIAIEEGTKFSIREGGRTVGYGVVATIVE